ATTGCGACTTGAATGGAGAACGGATTAACATGCTTCTTCTTCAGAAACATGACAAGCTTTTAGTCTATCCAATATATTTTACATTTCAGAAATCATTTGTAGATTTCACATGACCCACGAATCATGTGCTGCGAGATCGATGGTTGGATTAACTTGACAAATTGAACTCAATGACTAAATCTTCTAAGCTTGTTGAAAAGCTGTTTGAGCTGACAGATCTGAGGTCAAGAGCTGGATACATTGAGGAGACTGCTCAAAACACAGGGTCTCTTTATTGTGTCAAGTAGTTTGTTTGATTAGTTCACTAGAACACTTGATGCTGCTGTGGCGACTAAATCATTGAATCAAAGTAGTCTATTAAAATGGTTTTATTCTGAAGTGGTCAGATTGATGTGGAGTTTATATAATGTTGCTGTCAGAAGACCATTTGTTGGCCATCAACCAATTCCCAGGCCTTGGCATTACCATGTCTATATCCTTTGCTTGACTTTGTCCAAGGTAGGGTCAAGGAGGCCGGCTTTTCTTTTGCTTTAGGAGAGAATTGATTCCTCCTCAGAGTGCGATACTTTTCTTCGGAAGATCAATCCATGGAATGAGTGaagaatagttgcaagtccagaAGAACATTGAAGGAAGTCACGTTCTTTGTTGAACTCAACGTGAAACCAGTGCTGTATTCTTGGAGAATCCATTCTAATTTGCTTGCTATACACTGATGGATGGATCACAATATAGCCTACGAGAATATCCAAGATCACAAGTTCAAGCTTATATAAAGCTTACAGATCTTTTGATACTAAAGTTAGGCTCTCCGAGTGGATTAGATGATACTAAGACGATAAAAAATGTTTATATCATACCCAAACCCTTTTTCCTCATAATAACTACAGAAAGAGATCTATTGGTGTGACAGGACTTTGGGAAGGTACAGCTGACAACAAGCATCCAGACCTAACAATCAACCTTGAGCTTGTTTTCCATGTTTAGCACGAGTTAGAACATGTCTTCGTCAAATTCCTTCTGAATACTTGAAAGTTTCCATTCCCATGTTGTCTTACATGATGacaccttgacatcattttcgcaGTCGATATGTGATCATATCATGTACTTCACACGTAGAGACGGCATATCTGACATAGTTTGAAGGTACAACACAAGTCAATTTCGTGTCAAACAATCGAAAAGCAGCCTTATCGCATGTCATTTTAACTGTCACTGTGCTGTGATAAAGAGAGGAACTGCGGGAACGAAAGAATCATATTGTTAGCTCTTTGTTTCTTCCCAAAAAAAAGGGCAAAGAGATCATAATTATGCATCAAATGGTCAGTATCTGCATAGACTTCAGACCGATTCGTACATTGATTTGAAACGAGCCACCAGTTATCATTATGCCATGCAACAACAGCACCATGGAAACTTCTTTCTTTCCCAGCAAGTGAGCTGCTTTACTTTTATTGCACTCACGGTGGCGTAGGACATGGTTTCCATTGGGTCTCACACCTTTGTAAGATTACAGCTTATAAAACCATGGCCGTGTCACCCCTTAACGTAGCTTCCATTAGTTTGATGTGGTAGATACCACAAGCATGCTGTGGAAGAGGAAGAACATAGCTTGCTAGCACAATAGTCCACTTGTTATACTAAATGGTATGAGTAAGTACACTGATTCGCTGGTTTATTCTTAATGTATTGGGTACGAAACATTCCAACGAAGCAGACAACGTAGCCACAAAGTCACAGGCGGACATCATCCACCATGGGAGACTTGGTAGGCGACATTGGTTCCAAGGGATCTCCTCCACTGTGCTTTGAACAGGTCCCCTCGGTCATGTGAAGATGACCTTACCATCTCTTCGTGCACAAGAAATGTCACTAAGTTATTAGTGTAGGTTACGGCTTCACGTCTTCTGTATACAGAATCATTAAAGTTGATCCATAAGCATCAGAGAAAATTAAGAATCAAATTAAAGATCAAATCAACAATCAAACTACGAAGCTGTCGAGCTTCCTTTCGGTTAAATTCCTGGTTTTATTGCAACCACCGGTCTTCAATTAAAACTGAAAGCAACATTTCTTCTAAATTTACCAGTTTAAAGTTTTTTAGTTATCTATTTTAAATGATATTtatgtttttattaatttttcatGTATATTTTTCATATTACTTTTATTATAAAACTTCAAACGAATGGATAGAATTAACAGTGACAAAATTTTAAGACAAAATATAATAGTGAATGAATAATTAAGATTCGTCGTTTTGACTGATCAAATGTGGTCCTCTCTGATTTATGTATTAATTGGTATCGATGTATCCATATATATGTGCATCAATATGTaacggagaaaaaaaaaataaaggaggggaaaaaggaaaaagagataaTAGAGGAAGACAagacaaggaaaaaaaataatagagtggaggaaaaaaaaataatggtAGGCAGTGATCCATTATAACAATGATTTTCGGGTGGCGCACTAATGGACTCACGTTAAatctattaaattatttttatttagttaGATCAGTTCAATCTTATTTTTGAATCGATGGAAATAGAAACGATGTTTATGTCTAAATTAGCATATATTATCAGTTTAGTACCAAGTCAAGTAAAAAAAATAGTTTGTAAACTGGAAATAGGAGAGATGTTTATGTCTAAACTGGAAATAGTTTGTAAGGAAGTCTCttgactaaaaaaaatatttttgatgtatTTTTgctaatataaaattaattactGAATTATCATATATCTTAACTCAATCAATTAATGTAACAAAGGTTCGTAATTTTGTACCATACCGAAGTTTTGATGTTAGCTCAGTACGATATGATAATgtataccgaacgatataccAAATGATATACtgctcattatatatatatataaacgggaCGACGCCTCAACGACGTCGCCCCGCGTGAGATGGAAAAGGCGACatagtcttatatatatatatatatatatatatatatatatatatatatatatatatatatatataatttcgttTTGTTCGATAATGAGTGGTCCGTTTACCGATCAACTGATGGACCAGTACGTATTATCCGTatcggacggtattattcgaaattgtatacGTTGAATGTAATACTTATATTTCTAAGaggactatatatgtatatatatatatgtttggcacaaatctaaaaaaaaaatattttagtttaCTTATTCCAAATTACTTAACCACGGACAAACGAGACCATACCACAGTTAAGTTTTGAGCGTAATGACTCGAGTGACCTCCAAAGCACCCGTAACCCCGCCTCCCCCCGCGCTCTGTGTTTGACCACCTGACTAAGAAATGACATATAATGACTCGTTCCTTTCTTCCCTCTCCATTACTCTATTCCAGTGTCGTTGGCCGCTAGCGCGGACCTCCGGGAGATCATCGGGCGACCACTGAAATTGGTGGTCGTGGCGAGCGAATTCGGCACCGACTCTTGGCGTAATCGGATCGGTGACGGTCCGCAAATCACCACTGCGCTACCCTCTCGCGAGCTCTCTGTCATGGAATTGGGGCCGGACGCCGGCGATGACGGCTACCGGGTTCAGTCATGACGATCGCATGTTTCCTTCTTCTGATTCTATTCGCGCAAGCATGCGGCCAGCAAGGTAATTGAGCATCACATCTTCTATCATACATCGATTTCCTTGCTTCCTTTGTGGTTATAGAGAGTCTTGGTGTCATGTAACTGAACGATGGTTCAACTTTCATGTGATTAACCTGTCGATCAAGTCCTGTTTGAGTTATGGGTAAGACGGATTTCAAATCTTTTGGGCAAGGTTTAGTTGAGTATTTATCAGTTTATGTTTTCTATAACAGCAACTTCACGATAATTTGGAGTTATCCTTTGATTGCAAATGAATATTTAGCAAGTTGGGCTGCTTCGTTGCTATATAGGTCTATGTAATCTGAATTGATGCATCTCGGGAGGTAAATCAGTCGCGTTAGCTATCTACATTTGCAATATGTACCTACTCTTGTTTGAGTTCGCTGCAACTGGAGCTTCAAGAGTCAAGACCTGTCATGTACTTGGGGCCAGGTTCAACATATCAAAAGCTACTGGCAGTACCATGTGCCAATTAGTTCCTAAGAACGTAGTTGTGGACGCCATATAAGGGGTACTttcttcatagttcataatgacctTCACAAATGAATTCTGTCATCATCCTGCTTCGCCTCAAGTTTCTCACTGCCATTAAGCAGGGGAAAATGTACAGGAAatgaaaaaatccaaaaaatttcCTGAAATGCCATAACATTTCGAAGAATGaggagtttctagttgtaatttgAATGGTAATGCCAATATTACTTATTGTCCCAGAGTAACAAAATGTTTAGCTTTCAGAACTGCTTGTAACTCTCTCTACCGAGGACTGCCATTTCATGGCGGGGTGGTCTTCTGCCATAGCATGCTCTTGTATCAGCCAACACATGCAGATAACTGACTTGGCCATATTTTAACACCCGAAATCAGGTTGGTGTGAGGCATGCCTATGCATTTTTAGGGTGAAATATTTCACGACATGCCGACATGTGCTGATTGgcaccatattccttgttttctaGTGTTATGCAAAATAATGATTCAAACAGAGGATAATTGCATTCAGTTTTTACCTTTTCGATGGTGATCTAGATTATTATCTTCTGTTGCTAACTTCTTTTTTTCCAAGTCCCTGTGCTCGAATACTGATGTAATTTAACTCACAAGTTAGCTGCTAGTGCATCAATACATGCTTTCGATATAATGGATACATCATGACTAGAAGTCTGCACATACCCCTTCTATTGATCAAGACATgcttgtttttcatattttgaaGATTTATCTTGTAAATTGTTGATACCATGTCATTAAATTATTTCAGGAACTTTCATTTTGAATATCGCAACCAATGAACTTTTGCAATTAGCAAATTCTAGGTCTGTTCCTAAGCTTTACCTTCTCTCTTCTTGCCACTTTGTAGATGATGTGAGAATGGATTTTTCAATAGTGGTTGTAGTGGAAAAGGTTAGAAATGAACTTCTGTTGTGGAATCAAGGAAACAAAATTTTTCAGAATTGGTCTGGTGACCCATGCTCTCCCTCTCCATGGGAAGGTTTTACTTGTCAAATGTTAAACCATACATTTACTATAACACACCTGTAAGTGCCTTCATCATTCCAATACCGCAAATGTCTTAATATTCTGTTCTTTCACTTATTTTGCTTCTTTACTGTTGATGCCTTCTTATCATTCTTGCTTCCATGCTGTTATAGTCAGCTTATACTTTCTTCATATTACACAATTTTAAGACATCTAAATTTTATTCAGGAATCTCTCATCAAATAATTTGCAAGGGTCAATTCCTACATCCATCGGTGACCTATCAGAGCTAAGAGAGCTGTATATCTCACTGCTTCCTGGAATCATGAGTTCATCACATAATTTTATTTGCCTTGTTCTCTGCTCTGAATCATCCGGTACTTTCTATATGCAGGTATTTGGAGGATAATAACTTTACAGGGTCTGTTCCAGAATATTTCGTGTCACTTCACCATTTGTCAAATCTGTATGTTTGTTAATATCTTTATTCTCTTGCTTCTTCTTATATTTACTTTGGGTGTTTGGTTCACCAATAATTGTCCTTACAGTTGCAACATGTcatgatgcttcacccatatggtGCTTATCCTCTCTTTTTCTGGAGATACAATTATCAAATGAAAAGCTTGACTTtttgcattttccttttttaggTCCATAAAGTGCAACCCACACTTAGACAGTCAACTCCCTCCTGGTTTATCAAGAAGGAATCTTACCGTAAGGTATGAAAATCATGCTGATTTATGTTCATATTAATAAATTTGATGGTTGATGGTAATGTATCTTATATGTTCATCTCAACTGTGGTCTTCAGTTCCGGAAACTGTCTCAGGAAAAATGCTTCTGAAACAAGTTCTTCTCAACGAAGAATTTATCTGCTAGGAGCTGGAGGGTCTCTTACTTTCAGTCTTGCATTTGCTATTTGTTTCAACTGTTTCTACAAACGTGCCAATCACTCTGATAGAAGAGATCACCTGGACATTAAGAGTATGTCTGAATTCTTATCTTCTCAGAATTGCTGCAGAAATTATTATGTAATAGGCAAAAAAGTTGACCAACTATGCTTAGGGAAAGATGTCTTACCTTTAGTGTTAGGAAACTTTATTtggcttttaaatttttttcaggaTGTGTTTAAAATTGTCTAcctactaatatttttttaggtAATATGTTTAACTACTAATAATTACCAATTGATAGGTGTCTTCTGAGACCAGGCACTGGATTAATACAAAGGGCCATTGGAATATAATTTCTTTGCTCAATAATGAATTGAGATATGTTTCTAAGACCCATTGTAAACCATATGTTAAGAAAAAATGTGAAAAATCTTTTAAATGACTAAAAGCCTCTTATGAAAGTTTTGTTTTTCTTATACTTGCATAGTTTGTGTATGATTTAAACAATTTTTGGAATGCAAAATTTGTAACATAAAGAGCTAAGTGGAATAACTCATTAGTAATTCAATTGTCTCTATTGTTCCAAAGAGtgttaaattttttatgatgTGAAACATAGGGTTTCTAATATGATTCGTCTTACCGGTCTGTACTGGTGTACCGATCGGCCATCGGTATGATATGTATCGATCCATACTAATATACAGACATATGGTACAGTGGGCCATACCGATAGAccgatatgtaccacccataccggtccTCTGTCAGACTGGTAAGTACTTCTCGGTGCGGTGACTCTTACTTCTATGTTGGGCATACACCAATGTTGATAGGATTTTCTTTACAGATAGCTGATTTCATAATCTCCTTATATTTGAGTTTTCCTTTTATAAATAGCTAATTTCATGGTTTCCTTTTATAAATGCAGATATAGTTTTCTCAGAATCAAGTGTTGATGATGTTTCAACAAACCTGGTAGTGCATCAGTTTTCTCTTAAATATATCGAAAGTGCCACATGCAACTACAAAACCTTGATTGGAGAGGGTGGATTTGGAACTGTTTACCGTGGTATTCTCCCTCATGGTCAAGAAGTGGCTGTAAAGGTTCGATCAGCTACATCAACTCAGGGAACCCGTGAATTTAATAATGAGGTAAAATAGCTgtcagtttctttctttttcttttttactataaTCATTAAtcttatgtttgtaattctcaaaAAATGCAAGTTTGTCTGAGCCTAGCTGCCACTTTTATGTTCATCATTCTCGTATACACTTAGTATGGATTGTAGTTGACTTGTCTCATAGCTTGGAAGTTCAGTTTTGGAAGATGCCACTACTATATGTGGAGCTCAGACTTTATTGCCTGAAATCAACTCCAATTAGCAACGCCAATAAATAATGTTATAGTCTTGTTAAAATCCACTGTATCAATAGTTTCTAACTTTCTATTATATCCTTAATGGATATCCAAACCAAAAGTAAGCCTCTCTACTCTCTAGTCATGTGTTGTTTCCACTTTTCGCAGGTGAACCTTCTTTCAACTATCATGCATGAAAATTTGGTGCCGCTTCTTGGCTACTGCTCTGAAAATGATCAACAAATACTTGTCTACCCCTTCATGTCAAATGGTTCTTTACAAGATCGACTATATGGTATCATTTTAATGAAAAACACTAAGTTCTCtgttctttaatatatatatatatatatatatatatatatatatatatatatatatatatatttcttttttactATTCTTATATCTCAATTTCTAGGGGCATCAGCAAAGAGGAAGATTCTCGATTGGCCAGCTAGGCTTTCTATTGTGCTTGGTGCTGCTAGAGGCAAGCATCATCCTCTGAATTTGCTTTCTATTAGATTGTTCATATTTGTTAGGAACTGTTATAAGctatatatattttcataatttgctaCAATTTCCCAATTAAATGCCTACTGAACTGTAGAAAAAACAACTTATATGTTTAAagtaatttatttctttttttttcttaacttgaatttgtgcattgaaatatCATCTTGTGCCTGTTGGCGTGGATGCTAAGTAGCGCCAGTTGGCATGAACTGTAGAAAAGAGAACTATGTACCACACCAACAAGGGGATGTTACTCGGAAGACTGAAACCTATGATGTGTTTATCTACCAAGGACTTTGCCTTCCACTTGTTAGTTCCATATCAATCCCATGTTGGCTAATACAATACCAGTTTGATACCATGTTGACACATATGATGACCAGTGTATTGCTTTAGTGCAATTAGTTGTGCTTGACCAATAAAAAAGTTTCCACTTAATATTTGTCTAAGCAGGTCAATACATTGTTgatcatattaaaaataatattaacccAGTACGAAGTCATACGCACAAATAAAATCAACAAATTACAATTCAACTGTCCATTATCAAATAACCATTTAtgcattaataatttaatatgactAACAAGTATAATATTATGCAAGGTTCACAACACTGGTCTATATTTAATAATGACCATACACTAGGCTAATATACTGATATAGTTATATTGACACCCAACACTGATCGGTGTTCATGGTATACTGGAAAGTTATAATGAAACCATTGATCATGGTATCAGTCATATCCAATATGATACTGATTCATATTGATATTTTCCAAGCCTTCAAGGTTGGTCCATTTTAGTTTATATCTCATACTTATAGTTAAAAACTGTTCAGAATTGGCTTCAATCAATCAATTGGATATTAGCAGATTTTAGACAATTTTAGCCATTGTTTGTAGTATTGACTGATCTTAATGCGGCACCCTGATGTGGTATAATCTAAAATCAATTTGATTTGGCTGTATTCTGGCCCATATAGCCAGAAATTGATCAGCATTTGCTATATTTGATCAAGCTCGACCATCATTGACCAATTTTACTAATTTAGGTGATTTGATAGATTCAGAAGAAAAGGTAAGAGATGTTGCTACCggtgtttttgttgttccatgcaaggttctttttgttgttttttcAGTTTTTTTCCGGATTTTTTCAAAATTTGTGTTGGCACACTGACACCAGTCTATACTGATATGGTACAAGACTGAGCCCTGACCGAGACACTACTGACACAAAATTATGAACCTTGATTCCATGCTATAATATTATATAACATTGTTACAATTTTTGTATATTTCATATGTATATACTGAAATAAGAGTTCATAGGGACATTCTTTTTGTCAAATTATCCTAATATAGATCTGCAAAAATTTTGACTGTTTTGCATTTATCATGACTCTTATGCACACTGTCACTACTAAACTGCTCAACCTATACATAGCTCTGGTGTCAGATTCCCATTAAGCACCAAAAATAGAGTTGTGACATGTTTTATCTTTTGATATGTCTCAGGTTTAATGTATTTACACACTTTTTTTGAGCGATGCATCATTCATAGAGATGTGAAGTCCAGCAACATTCTTTTGGACCATAGCATGTGCGGTAAAGTGGCAGACTTAGGTTTCTCTAAATTTGCACCACAAGAGGAAGATAGTGGAGCTTCACTTGAAGTAAGAGGAACTGCTGGATATTTGGACCCAGAGTAAGTTTGCTAATGATGTCTTACATATACTGTTTATGCTTTTGCATGTTCAACTTCTAAGTGTTGTGATATTTCTAGTTCTTCCCTGACTGGATATACTTATTTGATGACTGCTTGTACAATTTTGGTATCAGAAAAATTACATGTATCTACTAAAGAAGGACATGCGAGAAAATTAGAAAGAATGCCAGATGATGTTTTGAGATGAAAATCAGGCAAAAAAGGAGTGACCAGGAAGAAATAAGATCTTAACTCACACGGTGAACCAATAAAACACCCACAGGATATTGGTACATATCATGCCAAAACATGATATGACATGGATGGCACAAAAAGGAAAatttagaagaacaaaaaaaaggcaTGAAGAAAAAGAAGGTGGATGGTTTGTCATCTTTGAGAAAATAAGTAAAAGAACAAAACAGATCCATATCTATTTTGCAAATGTGGAACCCAGCCAGATGTTGAGCAAGAGAGACTGAGAGGGGAGATTGAGAGGGGAAGAAGGGGGATAGGGCTTGGGCAAGGGATGGATAGGAGAGAATACAAAACACATAGGAAGAAACTTACATGTTATTGGTTATGTTTCAATCAATACTGCTGGAATACTGCTTGTATAGGTAGAACTTACAAGTTATTGGTTATGTTTCAAACGGTACTGCTTAAATCCTGCTTGGTATAGGTGGTATAGAAAAGCACCAAGCTGTATGATTGGTGCATGGTGATACTGCCTGGAGTAGGCTGCTCCACATATCAGTACTAGCTTGGACCGGAAAATATTTGCTGTTATGGTTGATCTCCACATTCCAGAAGATATTTCTTGCTTTCTCATATATTAGTCAACAGAGACAGGTCTATAAAAATTTCTGGATTTAACTCTCCAAATAATGTTTATATTTTAGCATAACTGGTACTTAGagcaaatataataattaatgtaTACCAATGCAAGAAGGCAAGAACTCAATGTCAACCCCGAATTTAGTGAATCTAAATTTGTGTTGTTTCTTCTTAACATTTATAGCTTGAGACAATGGGTTCCATATGTTCTTGTTTCGGTTATTAGTTAACTACAAACCCATAAACCCAAACATGGAATACCAGCACCTTGTTTTGCTATCAGAAACTTCACTAAGAGATTACTAGGCAACTGATTGTTCTGAAATGAATTCTTAGGAGAAAGGTTCAAATGGATGACAAAGTGACAGAGAGTATATGGTGCCATTGTGGCATTTGAATGGGCTATATGATTCCATTGAAAGGAGAATTCCATTTTATCTTAAAACTAAAAAACAGATTAGTGGGAACATTCCACATTGAATAATTATTAAGTGTAGTCATCAGCAATAACTTGTACATTTCAAAGGAAAGCAATGGCTCCATGACACTACTGTCCTATGTAATAAGTTGTAAGTGTCCAAAGTTGTCATTACAGAATTGTAAGCAAATATACAAGTGCATCATATTTTGTCACCAAACTATGTTCTTCTGTAAAGCAATTGAACTTTTGAAGTTTCTGTCGTTAATGTTAATTGAAACCGACTTGTTTTTCTTTATGTCTGGTGCCAACTTGCTTATGAAACATTCAGCTGACTTCTTTGTTGCATAAATCTCAAGCTTCTTCCTGGTCAACAATAACACATGAGCAATGACACATCATAATAGCATGACATTAGCAATTTAGCATATGGATCTTTTCTCATGGCACTTGAGATCATAACTGGGTTATTGCAGTTCTTTGCTAGATGGCATGCCCCTGATGTTTTGTTTAACTGGAATGTTGTATGCCAGTATTTTTTCTGTTGTTACTACTTACTAGTATTGTCATTATTATGACTtgcatttttttgtttctttctgcTTTATCACTCTTTGCTGCTATCTTCTTGTTtcaatcattttttttgtttctattgTATTACTTTTAATGTGATTGTATATTATGCTATTCTTTTTCTACTCGTACATTGATGTTGCCTttaggtttcttttttttttttgtacaattGGATTATTTTCTTTTGTACAATTTTTTATGTAATCGTGACCAATAATAATTATCTGTCATTCTAGTTTTCTAGTTATATTTTTTGCACTTGAAACTTTTTAGTCATTTCACTTAATTTTatctgatttcttgaattttcacACCATTACAACTTTTGCTAATATCTAACATAGTATTTTGATCTGACTTTGATATTGTTTTTTCGTTATGTTTCTTGTTTGATCAACTATCTGTTAGATTATAAGAAAATtgttcatttattttttatttagatattcatgggatttttttattttttaatgatatCTTAAATTCATCAGGCTTAGGCATGAATGCCTAGGTGGCCTAGTGTTGCCTAGCTGCCTTAACAATATTGAATAAAATCATATCATCTGCATACAATATCAGCCATAGAAGTTTATGAATATACCTAACATGTTTTCATGAGAAACTTAATAGACTTCATGTTTTGGGGCTTGGCGTCGCAGAGGATGTGCGAAGGTATCGGCCAGCTTAGCTGGTAATGACTTTGATAGTATATCGCAAGGTCCTGATCTTGAATCCTGCTTTCGCCACTTActctttgacaaaaaaaaaaaagtttgcatGAGAAAGGCTAAAATTTCTTATTTCATATTGGATTCAATAAACTTTTGCATTGGCTATCAGCTACCTAAAATGACTCTCCCTTTTTGGATACTGAGACTGGGTGGAGCTGCTTGCAATCCACAAattatttaacttaaatctgaagccACATTCAAGTATTTCACTTGATTAAGTGTACATTATCTCACAACCTATCACATTCACTCATTATGCAGTGATGGAAAATGGAGTGCACCACAAGCTGAAACattgattttttcttttattccaGATATTACTCAACCCAGCAGTTATCATCTAAAAGTGACGTCTTTAGTTTTGGGGTGGTTCTT
This genomic stretch from Musa acuminata AAA Group cultivar baxijiao chromosome BXJ3-9, Cavendish_Baxijiao_AAA, whole genome shotgun sequence harbors:
- the LOC135582605 gene encoding nodulation receptor kinase-like isoform X2, whose amino-acid sequence is MTIACFLLLILFAQACGQQDDVRMDFSIVVVVEKVRNELLLWNQGNKIFQNWSGDPCSPSPWEGFTCQMLNHTFTITHLNLSSNNLQGSIPTSIGDLSELRELYLEDNNFTGSVPEYFVSLHHLSNLSIKCNPHLDSQLPPGLSRRNLTVSSGNCLRKNASETSSSQRRIYLLGAGGSLTFSLAFAICFNCFYKRANHSDRRDHLDIKNIVFSESSVDDVSTNLVVHQFSLKYIESATCNYKTLIGEGGFGTVYRGILPHGQEVAVKVRSATSTQGTREFNNEVNLLSTIMHENLVPLLGYCSENDQQILVYPFMSNGSLQDRLYAKRKILDWPARLSIVLGAARGLMYLHTFFERCIIHRDVKSSNILLDHSMCGKVADLGFSKFAPQEEDSGASLEVRGTAGYLDPEYYSTQQLSSKSDVFSFGVVLLEIVTGREPLNIHRPRSEWSLVEWAKPYIRESRIEEIVDPSIKGQYHPEAMWRVVETASCCVEPIGSYRPNMVDVVRELEDALIIENNASEYMRSIESMGGSNRYLSLEKKIIIPSAEPTGP
- the LOC135582605 gene encoding nodulation receptor kinase-like isoform X1; its protein translation is MTIACFLLLILFAQACGQQDDVRMDFSIVVVVEKVRNELLLWNQGNKIFQNWSGDPCSPSPWEGFTCQMLNHTFTITHLNLSSNNLQGSIPTSIGDLSELRELYLEDNNFTGSVPEYFVSLHHLSNLSIKCNPHLDSQLPPGLSRRNLTVSSGNCLRKNASETSSSQRRIYLLGAGGSLTFSLAFAICFNCFYKRANHSDRRDHLDIKNIVFSESSVDDVSTNLVVHQFSLKYIESATCNYKTLIGEGGFGTVYRGILPHGQEVAVKVRSATSTQGTREFNNEVNLLSTIMHENLVPLLGYCSENDQQILVYPFMSNGSLQDRLYGASAKRKILDWPARLSIVLGAARGLMYLHTFFERCIIHRDVKSSNILLDHSMCGKVADLGFSKFAPQEEDSGASLEVRGTAGYLDPEYYSTQQLSSKSDVFSFGVVLLEIVTGREPLNIHRPRSEWSLVEWAKPYIRESRIEEIVDPSIKGQYHPEAMWRVVETASCCVEPIGSYRPNMVDVVRELEDALIIENNASEYMRSIESMGGSNRYLSLEKKIIIPSAEPTGP
- the LOC135582605 gene encoding nodulation receptor kinase-like isoform X3 — its product is MTATGFSHDDRMFPSSDSIRASMRPARNLSSNNLQGSIPTSIGDLSELRELYLEDNNFTGSVPEYFVSLHHLSNLSIKCNPHLDSQLPPGLSRRNLTVSSGNCLRKNASETSSSQRRIYLLGAGGSLTFSLAFAICFNCFYKRANHSDRRDHLDIKNIVFSESSVDDVSTNLVVHQFSLKYIESATCNYKTLIGEGGFGTVYRGILPHGQEVAVKVRSATSTQGTREFNNEVNLLSTIMHENLVPLLGYCSENDQQILVYPFMSNGSLQDRLYGASAKRKILDWPARLSIVLGAARGLMYLHTFFERCIIHRDVKSSNILLDHSMCGKVADLGFSKFAPQEEDSGASLEVRGTAGYLDPEYYSTQQLSSKSDVFSFGVVLLEIVTGREPLNIHRPRSEWSLVEWAKPYIRESRIEEIVDPSIKGQYHPEAMWRVVETASCCVEPIGSYRPNMVDVVRELEDALIIENNASEYMRSIESMGGSNRYLSLEKKIIIPSAEPTGP